A genomic segment from Acetomicrobium sp. S15 = DSM 107314 encodes:
- a CDS encoding VWA domain-containing protein, whose product MGVRTSVRCTIAAVIVSVLFFASACNAQGDFKFRVVQMAPTYPELAAYMEVLDADGALVSDLEPKDLVATLDGKPVTVNSFAPDDGGAAFVFLVDISRSLRASHIVQVRKALSEWIDSMGPQDRAAIVTFGETVKLLSDYTGSKEDLKKIAESLQAQDQLTLLHQAVLYGLELGKRADPDLAARRSLVVISDGIDDSRGSATKDEVLRRLTEEPLPIYAVGFYVPPMNEAKKRGLETLGEFARASGGEIFVAEEDNLVDTFRQAMSRARATYKAVLDVSSFEANGQPHRISFVLQVNDRLYRESRDVRLVDLRLVPGMTPAPPASAERVSALQAEAPKLQPSESAARPAPKKRSSLPSVPVLVAIAALIVVLALLFFIGKKRPRPVGGGESHTGVNPTQAPSSTAAKSIRLKLTVVKGAEASKDYDIEVAPAVTIGRLPRDNAIVIKGDAGVSGRHCEIFLEDGRLYVRDLNSTNGTFVNGIAIKKPQPLDDSDTLLLGRTELRVSLPKEAV is encoded by the coding sequence ATGGGAGTGAGGACGAGCGTGCGCTGTACCATCGCCGCGGTCATCGTGTCAGTCTTGTTTTTCGCTTCCGCATGCAACGCCCAAGGTGACTTCAAGTTCAGGGTAGTTCAAATGGCTCCCACATATCCAGAACTTGCGGCCTATATGGAAGTTCTCGACGCAGATGGGGCGTTGGTCTCAGACCTTGAGCCCAAAGACCTCGTGGCTACTTTAGACGGCAAACCTGTTACAGTCAATTCTTTCGCACCAGACGATGGAGGGGCTGCCTTCGTCTTTCTCGTGGATATATCGCGCTCACTTAGGGCATCCCATATCGTTCAGGTGCGCAAGGCTCTCTCCGAATGGATAGACAGTATGGGGCCGCAGGATAGGGCGGCGATCGTGACGTTCGGAGAGACGGTGAAACTCCTTTCGGATTACACGGGCTCAAAAGAGGACTTGAAGAAGATAGCGGAGTCGCTCCAGGCGCAAGATCAGCTTACGTTGTTGCACCAAGCTGTCCTCTACGGGCTGGAATTGGGCAAGCGCGCAGACCCCGATCTTGCGGCGCGGAGGTCTCTGGTTGTAATTTCAGACGGTATTGACGACTCGAGGGGCAGCGCAACGAAGGACGAGGTTTTGAGGCGCTTAACAGAAGAACCTCTGCCGATCTACGCTGTTGGCTTCTACGTGCCGCCCATGAACGAGGCCAAGAAAAGGGGTTTGGAGACTTTGGGCGAGTTCGCCCGTGCCTCCGGCGGGGAGATCTTCGTCGCGGAAGAGGACAATCTCGTGGATACTTTCCGTCAGGCTATGTCACGCGCCCGTGCCACATATAAAGCGGTGCTGGATGTCTCTTCTTTTGAGGCCAACGGCCAGCCGCACAGGATTTCGTTCGTGTTACAGGTGAATGACCGCTTATATCGCGAAAGCAGGGATGTGCGCCTCGTCGATTTGAGGTTAGTCCCCGGCATGACGCCTGCGCCTCCCGCTTCAGCGGAGAGGGTCTCGGCACTTCAGGCAGAAGCTCCAAAGCTTCAGCCAAGCGAATCGGCTGCCAGGCCGGCACCGAAGAAACGATCCTCATTGCCCTCTGTTCCTGTTTTGGTGGCGATCGCGGCTTTGATTGTAGTGCTGGCGCTGCTATTCTTTATTGGCAAGAAGAGACCTCGCCCTGTCGGGGGAGGCGAAAGCCATACCGGCGTTAACCCCACTCAAGCGCCATCCTCGACCGCTGCAAAGAGCATCCGCCTGAAGTTGACGGTGGTGAAGGGGGCTGAAGCCTCGAAAGATTACGACATTGAAGTTGCGCCGGCCGTTACGATCGGGCGCCTGCCGCGGGACAACGCGATAGTCATAAAGGGAGACGCCGGTGTATCTGGGCGCCACTGCGAGATCTTCCTGGAAGACGGCAGGCTATATGTGCGCGATCTTAATTCGACGAATGGAACATTTGTAAATGGTATAGCCATTAAAAAACCTCAACCGCTCGACGATAGCGATACCTTGCTTTTGGGGAGGACGGAGCTTCGCGTATCGCTCCCAAAGGAAGCCGTTTAG
- the selD gene encoding selenide, water dikinase SelD yields the protein MVRLMQMSSAAGUAAKIGPADLHKLLEGLTQSDDESLLAGWRGGEDAALWAIDEERVGILTIDFITPIVDDPVLFGEVAAANSLSDVFAKGGRPRVALNVVAFPLSCEPIEVLQSILQGGQKKVIEAGAILAGGHSVEDREPKYGLVVFGEARRDDVWRIDGAEEGDVLILTKPLGTGLISTAAKADMAKVEHINAAVESMRRLNDLPLKLDANAKSRIHACTDVTGFGLAGHLLNMLSSKDLSAEICIKRLPVIPGALEYAEEGLVPGGGYRNRKLYAPKIGGLDGISSAEAELLFDPQTSGGLLLAVHPEGSEMILAACRASGWHDASVIGRFIRGDGEIAVKA from the coding sequence ATGGTCCGACTTATGCAGATGTCCAGCGCGGCCGGTTGAGCGGCCAAGATAGGTCCGGCGGACCTACATAAACTCTTAGAAGGACTCACGCAGTCCGACGATGAATCCCTCTTGGCCGGATGGAGGGGAGGGGAAGACGCCGCACTTTGGGCTATCGATGAAGAAAGGGTGGGCATCCTCACCATCGATTTCATAACGCCCATCGTGGATGACCCCGTTTTGTTCGGCGAGGTGGCTGCCGCAAACTCGCTGAGCGATGTCTTTGCGAAGGGCGGGCGGCCCAGAGTGGCTCTGAACGTCGTCGCCTTTCCTTTGAGTTGTGAGCCTATTGAGGTATTGCAGAGCATATTGCAGGGCGGCCAGAAGAAAGTCATAGAGGCTGGCGCAATCTTAGCTGGTGGACACAGCGTAGAGGACCGGGAGCCGAAATATGGCCTCGTCGTCTTCGGCGAAGCGCGTCGCGATGATGTCTGGCGCATCGACGGCGCCGAAGAAGGTGATGTCTTGATCCTCACAAAGCCCCTGGGCACAGGGTTGATTTCGACGGCAGCCAAAGCGGATATGGCCAAGGTCGAACATATAAACGCGGCCGTTGAAAGCATGAGACGGCTCAACGACCTGCCGCTGAAATTGGATGCGAATGCCAAGTCCCGCATCCATGCCTGCACAGATGTAACCGGTTTCGGCTTAGCGGGACACCTGCTCAATATGCTTTCTTCAAAGGACCTATCGGCTGAGATATGCATAAAACGCCTGCCCGTGATCCCAGGAGCCTTGGAATACGCAGAGGAGGGGCTTGTGCCGGGCGGCGGGTACAGGAACCGCAAACTCTACGCTCCTAAAATCGGTGGCTTAGATGGGATTTCATCAGCAGAAGCGGAGCTCTTGTTCGACCCGCAGACATCCGGTGGATTGCTTTTGGCCGTACACCCCGAAGGAAGCGAAATGATCCTTGCGGCATGTCGCGCTTCAGGTTGGCACGATGCCTCTGTAATCGGAAGGTTTATCCGAGGCGATGGCGAGATCGCGGTGAAAGCATAG
- a CDS encoding PP2C family protein-serine/threonine phosphatase, producing MEGVPLLLGNAQHRGKRKEQQDSFAISDVSDAVFVEKGGILAVLADGMGGMSLGREASALAVETMLESYVIKEGNEPVVEALMRSLSRANMAVVELARKHCLEGSVGTTMAAAVIFRGSLYWVSVGDSRIYLCRDGRLIQLTADHTYASELYEEAYSGEISWNDALLHPQRGALTSFLGMERIPIVDRNAQPLSLRDDDRVLLCSDGLYRGLLSEEIVEEMRLSPREAAERLVLRVLAKDLPHQDNVTAIVLAPMEPSLAYCEVERRVGGMSHVVGEVR from the coding sequence ATGGAGGGTGTGCCTTTGCTTTTGGGCAACGCGCAACACAGGGGCAAAAGAAAAGAACAGCAAGACTCCTTTGCCATCTCTGACGTGAGCGATGCCGTCTTCGTAGAAAAAGGTGGGATTTTGGCTGTTTTGGCGGATGGCATGGGAGGAATGTCGCTGGGGCGAGAGGCCAGCGCGCTCGCTGTGGAGACGATGCTCGAATCGTATGTCATCAAAGAGGGGAACGAGCCCGTCGTTGAGGCTCTGATGCGCTCGCTGTCCAGGGCGAATATGGCAGTGGTGGAGCTGGCGCGAAAGCATTGTCTCGAAGGGTCTGTTGGCACTACCATGGCGGCGGCGGTCATCTTCCGAGGGAGCCTTTATTGGGTGTCGGTGGGCGATAGCCGCATATACCTGTGTCGTGACGGGAGGTTGATCCAACTTACCGCAGATCACACATATGCCTCGGAGCTTTACGAAGAGGCTTATAGCGGTGAAATCTCGTGGAACGATGCCCTGCTTCACCCTCAGAGGGGCGCTCTGACCAGCTTCCTCGGCATGGAGCGGATTCCAATTGTGGACAGAAACGCTCAGCCTCTGTCGCTACGCGATGATGATCGGGTGCTTTTATGTAGCGATGGGCTATATAGAGGCCTTTTGAGCGAGGAGATAGTGGAAGAAATGCGCCTTTCTCCTCGAGAAGCAGCAGAGAGGTTGGTCTTGCGCGTCTTAGCGAAGGATCTGCCACATCAGGACAACGTGACCGCAATAGTCTTAGCTCCTATGGAGCCATCCTTAGCTTATTGCGAGGTAGAAAGACGAGTTGGGGGGATGAGTCATGTCGTGGGTGAGGTGCGATAA
- a CDS encoding DUF2156 domain-containing protein encodes MAKEATVACEPFSLERGMRYLDYFSSCSQKSCDYSLVNLWAWNEYFGYHWAWDGDLVWLLCTRPYEALQAPVGRWETQDWREIFERFQEGTCFERVPERLACIWKRALGDQLEVRDDRGQWEYVYRVKDLVELRGNRYHSKRNLLQQFMKNYDWSYSRLEERHIPEVLKMQQEWCESRDAKNSVGIVVEDVAIKRTFDRWRELPNLIGGVLYAGGKMVAYTVGERLDDETLLIHFEKGLSQYKGVYQAINYLFLLNEGAEFTWVNREQDLNIEGLRKAKMSYHPAFFLRKCRVKWLGVS; translated from the coding sequence ATGGCGAAAGAGGCAACTGTGGCATGTGAGCCCTTCTCTCTGGAGAGGGGTATGCGATACCTGGATTACTTTAGCTCCTGCTCCCAGAAGTCTTGTGACTACAGTCTGGTCAACCTGTGGGCGTGGAACGAATATTTCGGCTATCATTGGGCTTGGGATGGCGATTTGGTATGGCTCCTGTGCACACGGCCCTACGAGGCTCTTCAGGCGCCTGTGGGACGTTGGGAAACCCAGGACTGGAGGGAGATATTCGAGCGTTTTCAGGAAGGGACGTGTTTTGAGCGAGTTCCCGAAAGGCTGGCCTGCATCTGGAAGAGGGCTTTGGGCGATCAGCTTGAAGTCCGCGACGACAGAGGGCAGTGGGAGTATGTTTACAGGGTAAAAGACCTGGTCGAACTCAGGGGAAACCGCTATCATAGCAAGAGAAATCTCCTTCAGCAGTTTATGAAAAACTACGACTGGTCCTACAGCCGCTTAGAAGAGCGTCACATACCCGAGGTCTTGAAAATGCAGCAAGAGTGGTGCGAAAGCCGAGATGCTAAAAATTCTGTGGGCATTGTGGTGGAGGATGTAGCCATAAAAAGGACTTTTGATCGCTGGCGGGAACTCCCGAACCTGATAGGGGGGGTGCTCTACGCGGGAGGAAAAATGGTAGCATATACGGTGGGCGAGCGCCTTGATGACGAGACGCTTTTGATACATTTCGAGAAGGGTCTCAGTCAGTATAAGGGAGTGTATCAAGCGATCAACTATCTCTTCCTCTTGAACGAGGGGGCCGAGTTTACCTGGGTGAACAGGGAGCAAGACCTGAACATAGAAGGATTGCGCAAGGCTAAAATGTCATATCACCCTGCGTTCTTTCTCAGGAAGTGCCGTGTCAAGTGGCTCGGCGTTTCCTAA
- a CDS encoding serine/threonine-protein kinase: protein MEALEEIWPERVCLNCLGKKEPELDCPNCGWSGESLFVSPLFLPPGTVLKEKYLVGKVLGHGGFGVTYMALDLSLALRVCLKEYFPANLATRSAPQSLYVQVFSGEAGELYDLGLRSFLHEAQILARFEDHPGIMSVRDYFEANGTAYMVTSYFNGITLKAYLEQKGGSIPFSLALKILMPVMDSLRSVHSAGLLHRDISPENIYLTDDGQVKLLDFGAAMRMETPYENSISVVVKPGYAPEEQYRSGGELGPWSDVYGVAATLYRAITGIVPPDALDRLHQDSLKLPSDLGVEIPKRVESALIKALAINPRDRFQDISSFQRALMEEKPHQVQAEEDHSKPRKSRRRTRPLAIVILVFACGTLFFLWSDSPDRLYREGKSLYERGNYEKALEYLFEAKGKAGGDLLRRIDLAAAETLLRLNRPEDAIGDLKKIVEGEPGSAEGWSLLGDAYSLLFRPEEAYRAYMNACNASPEDAALWLKAGETAEGLGRENEALEAYEKALLYGNGPPELWSKVGALYESSGRFDKAAQAYRKAADLAPDNAETWRRLGFVLANASDFKGASEALSHLTNLVPTDADAWVALGEALGASGDKEGAIRALRSGARLAPERADIWGKLGVALLEVGRYKEATEVLLMATALSPADGQYWYQLGFSYMAGGDPQSAVEPLQRAVGLRPDRARWWQLLGKALVKCGRYDEATIALEKAVKADQDDVEGWLALGEVYLKQSRFEEALESFRRAEGMSPWDHRALLGRGRSLLSQGHLEDASGALREAARLAPNEAEPWMGLGELYMKLNQYDRAVESLKRAVKLEPDDNTAWKLLGQAYYLWGQYDGAVEAYSALVEKMSEDKGNESEYYELAISYIKVGDTASARRILNLLEERNSSYAQELRKALQER, encoded by the coding sequence ATGGAAGCGTTAGAGGAAATATGGCCCGAGCGGGTCTGTCTCAATTGTCTCGGCAAGAAGGAACCAGAGCTCGACTGTCCCAACTGTGGGTGGTCTGGGGAAAGTCTTTTCGTCTCACCTCTTTTCCTGCCACCGGGGACGGTGTTGAAAGAGAAATATCTGGTGGGCAAGGTGCTAGGCCATGGCGGGTTTGGAGTTACCTACATGGCATTGGATCTCTCGCTCGCCTTGCGCGTTTGCCTTAAGGAATATTTCCCGGCTAACTTGGCCACCAGGAGCGCTCCACAGAGCCTCTACGTTCAGGTTTTCAGCGGAGAGGCTGGTGAGCTTTACGACCTCGGACTGCGCAGTTTTCTCCATGAAGCGCAGATCCTTGCCCGTTTTGAGGACCATCCTGGCATCATGTCGGTTCGCGATTACTTCGAGGCCAACGGCACGGCCTATATGGTGACGAGCTATTTTAACGGAATAACGTTGAAGGCCTACCTGGAGCAAAAGGGAGGCAGCATACCTTTTTCATTGGCGTTGAAGATCCTGATGCCCGTGATGGATTCACTGAGGAGCGTTCACTCGGCTGGCCTCCTTCATAGAGACATAAGCCCGGAGAATATATATCTCACCGATGACGGACAGGTGAAGCTCCTCGACTTCGGCGCCGCGATGCGCATGGAGACTCCTTACGAGAACAGCATATCTGTCGTCGTGAAGCCTGGGTATGCTCCTGAGGAACAGTATCGCTCCGGCGGGGAGTTGGGGCCCTGGAGCGACGTATACGGCGTAGCTGCCACGTTGTATCGCGCTATCACCGGGATAGTCCCTCCAGATGCCTTGGATCGCTTGCACCAAGACTCTCTAAAGCTTCCCTCTGATTTGGGCGTGGAAATTCCGAAGCGCGTCGAGAGCGCCCTCATAAAGGCCTTAGCCATCAACCCCCGAGATCGTTTTCAAGACATCTCCTCTTTTCAGCGGGCCCTTATGGAAGAGAAGCCTCACCAGGTTCAAGCTGAAGAAGACCACTCCAAACCTCGTAAGTCCCGCAGAAGGACCCGCCCGCTCGCCATCGTGATCCTCGTTTTTGCCTGCGGCACGCTCTTTTTCCTTTGGAGCGATAGCCCTGACAGACTATACAGGGAGGGCAAGAGCTTATACGAGCGTGGGAATTACGAGAAGGCTTTGGAATATCTCTTCGAGGCGAAGGGCAAAGCCGGCGGCGATCTCCTTCGCCGCATCGATCTCGCCGCCGCCGAGACCCTCTTAAGGTTGAACCGTCCGGAGGATGCCATAGGCGATCTCAAAAAGATCGTCGAAGGGGAGCCAGGTTCGGCCGAGGGTTGGTCCCTCTTGGGCGACGCCTACAGCCTTCTTTTCCGCCCTGAAGAGGCCTATCGAGCCTATATGAACGCTTGTAACGCTTCGCCGGAGGACGCAGCGCTGTGGCTTAAGGCAGGAGAGACGGCTGAAGGGCTTGGGCGCGAAAATGAGGCGCTCGAAGCCTACGAAAAGGCGCTCTTGTACGGTAACGGACCTCCAGAGCTTTGGTCCAAGGTCGGAGCGCTTTATGAGAGCTCAGGCAGGTTCGATAAAGCAGCGCAGGCGTATCGCAAGGCTGCGGATCTCGCTCCAGATAACGCAGAGACGTGGAGACGTTTGGGGTTTGTCCTCGCGAATGCGTCGGATTTCAAGGGAGCCTCCGAAGCATTGAGTCACCTGACGAATTTGGTCCCGACCGATGCCGATGCATGGGTGGCGCTCGGAGAGGCGCTCGGGGCCTCCGGCGATAAAGAAGGCGCCATCCGCGCTCTTCGCAGCGGTGCCCGCTTAGCTCCCGAACGAGCGGACATTTGGGGGAAACTCGGCGTTGCGCTGTTGGAGGTGGGCCGTTACAAGGAGGCGACCGAGGTCCTCCTTATGGCGACTGCTCTTTCTCCTGCAGACGGACAGTATTGGTATCAGCTCGGCTTCTCATACATGGCAGGCGGAGACCCTCAATCTGCGGTAGAGCCACTTCAAAGGGCCGTTGGACTGCGCCCAGATCGAGCGCGGTGGTGGCAGCTATTGGGCAAAGCCCTCGTCAAGTGCGGCAGATACGATGAGGCGACCATCGCCTTGGAAAAAGCCGTGAAGGCGGATCAGGACGATGTAGAGGGATGGCTCGCCCTGGGAGAGGTCTATCTTAAGCAATCGAGGTTCGAAGAAGCCCTGGAGAGCTTTCGGAGGGCCGAAGGGATGTCTCCTTGGGATCATAGGGCCTTGTTGGGGCGCGGGAGATCCCTCCTGAGTCAGGGACACCTCGAGGATGCCTCCGGCGCTTTGAGGGAGGCTGCACGCCTGGCTCCGAATGAAGCGGAGCCTTGGATGGGCCTCGGCGAACTCTATATGAAATTGAATCAATATGACAGGGCAGTGGAGAGCTTGAAGCGAGCAGTCAAACTCGAGCCCGACGACAACACGGCGTGGAAGCTCCTGGGCCAGGCCTATTATCTCTGGGGACAGTATGACGGAGCAGTTGAAGCGTATAGCGCCCTTGTGGAGAAGATGTCCGAAGATAAAGGCAACGAGTCCGAATACTACGAGCTCGCCATATCCTATATAAAAGTGGGGGACACGGCATCGGCGCGGCGCATCCTCAACCTTCTGGAGGAAAGGAACTCCTCATATGCACAAGAACTGCGCAAGGCCCTTCAGGAGCGTTAA
- a CDS encoding dihydroorotate dehydrogenase-like protein has translation MTDLSTTYLGLKLKNPLVASASPLTKQLNNIKRLEEAGVGAIVLHSLFEEELTSESVRLHEGLEEGAESFPEALTYFPELPQYGLGPEPYLKLIEAAKGSTSIPIIASLNATSPGKWANYAHRIEEAGADALELNVYVIPTDPLVTSSQVEEELLETVKAVCEAVEIPVAVKLSPFYSSIPCVAKMVTEAGAKGITIFNRFYQPDLDVKTMDVVSRLELSTPQELLLRLRWAAITSPRIKADIAITGGVHRGEDIAKCILVGAKVAMVASALLKNGINHASVMLEEFKRFLEEKGFKSSEEIRGHLSQRAVANPKAFERANYVKLISSY, from the coding sequence GTGACGGACCTTTCGACGACATATTTAGGGTTAAAGCTGAAAAATCCGCTGGTGGCTTCGGCTTCGCCCCTGACCAAACAGCTCAATAACATAAAGAGGCTCGAAGAGGCCGGAGTTGGAGCAATAGTGCTCCACTCCCTCTTCGAGGAGGAGCTGACCTCTGAGAGCGTTAGGCTGCACGAAGGCCTCGAGGAAGGGGCTGAGAGTTTCCCCGAGGCGTTGACCTACTTTCCGGAGCTTCCGCAATACGGCTTAGGACCAGAGCCGTATCTGAAGCTTATAGAAGCGGCAAAGGGCTCCACTTCCATACCCATCATAGCGAGCCTGAACGCCACCTCACCGGGGAAGTGGGCAAATTACGCCCACCGCATAGAGGAGGCCGGAGCCGATGCCCTGGAGCTCAACGTATACGTCATCCCCACAGATCCCCTCGTCACGTCGTCACAGGTGGAGGAAGAGCTGTTGGAGACCGTGAAAGCCGTGTGCGAAGCCGTAGAAATTCCCGTAGCGGTGAAGCTCTCCCCCTTCTACAGCTCCATACCTTGCGTAGCGAAAATGGTGACGGAGGCCGGAGCCAAAGGCATAACGATCTTTAACCGCTTCTATCAGCCGGACCTGGACGTCAAAACGATGGATGTGGTGTCGCGTCTCGAATTGAGCACGCCGCAGGAGCTATTGCTGCGGCTGCGATGGGCCGCCATAACCTCGCCGCGCATAAAAGCGGATATAGCGATAACGGGAGGCGTGCACAGGGGGGAAGACATAGCCAAGTGCATCCTCGTCGGAGCCAAGGTGGCCATGGTCGCATCGGCGCTCCTGAAAAACGGAATAAACCATGCCTCCGTAATGCTCGAAGAGTTCAAGCGCTTCTTGGAGGAAAAGGGGTTCAAGAGCTCAGAGGAGATCAGGGGACATCTCAGCCAGAGGGCCGTGGCGAACCCAAAGGCCTTCGAGCGCGCCAACTACGTGAAGCTCATCAGCTCTTACTGA
- a CDS encoding FHA domain-containing protein, with protein sequence MSWVRCDKGHYYDDDRHSSCPYCGVEEVSADVSNLRSGEGIKAPAANSQYERRDENEKTVRLGEFKTMGGAEEGETVALVRSNLGMDPVTGWLVCIDGPEKGRDFRIRSEKNSIGRAPTNDICIRSDETVSRVHHAYVIYDPKKVAFRLQAGEGRGLVYKNGEEVVFSEPLEAYDVIELGQTKLLFVPLCGERFKWE encoded by the coding sequence ATGTCGTGGGTGAGGTGCGATAAAGGGCATTACTATGACGACGATAGGCACAGTTCTTGTCCTTATTGCGGCGTGGAAGAAGTGAGCGCCGACGTATCAAATCTTCGATCAGGCGAAGGCATCAAGGCGCCCGCCGCTAATTCGCAGTACGAACGAAGGGACGAAAACGAAAAGACCGTGCGCCTTGGGGAATTCAAAACAATGGGCGGCGCAGAGGAAGGCGAGACGGTAGCCCTTGTGAGGAGCAATTTGGGAATGGATCCCGTAACGGGCTGGCTCGTCTGTATCGATGGCCCGGAGAAGGGGAGAGATTTCAGGATCCGAAGCGAGAAAAACAGCATCGGTCGAGCTCCGACGAACGATATATGTATTCGCAGCGATGAAACGGTATCACGAGTGCACCACGCTTATGTCATCTACGATCCCAAGAAAGTTGCCTTTCGCCTTCAGGCTGGCGAAGGGCGCGGCTTGGTCTACAAAAATGGAGAGGAAGTCGTCTTCTCGGAACCCCTTGAGGCATACGACGTTATAGAGCTGGGGCAGACGAAGCTCCTCTTTGTCCCTCTCTGTGGGGAGCGATTTAAATGGGAGTGA
- a CDS encoding 4a-hydroxytetrahydrobiopterin dehydratase: MDLREQKCKPCEGGVPPFTEEEAKEYLSEVPNWEIAQENGRLCIRRTFKFKDFKGSWRFFDEVAALAEDEGHHPDILVRWNKVIITLTTHAIKGLSINDFIMAAKIDDLYEGL, from the coding sequence ATGGACTTGAGGGAGCAAAAGTGCAAACCCTGTGAGGGAGGAGTGCCGCCGTTCACGGAGGAGGAGGCGAAGGAGTATCTGAGCGAGGTTCCCAATTGGGAGATCGCTCAGGAAAACGGCAGGCTGTGTATACGCAGGACGTTTAAGTTCAAGGATTTCAAAGGCTCATGGCGTTTCTTCGATGAAGTGGCTGCTTTGGCCGAAGACGAGGGACACCATCCCGATATTTTGGTGCGCTGGAACAAAGTGATCATAACGCTCACTACCCATGCGATAAAAGGGCTTTCGATAAACGATTTCATAATGGCGGCCAAGATCGACGACCTTTACGAAGGCTTGTAG